Below is a window of Roseivirga misakiensis DNA.
TCGTAGGCATTGAGAATGGTAGCCAAAGCCCTTGGAATCCTTTTCGTTGGAATCTTGATCACCTTTTCGGCAATAAAACCTTCGCCAGTCGGAGATACGCCACCCCCGATTACAACCTGCATGGCAGGAATAATTAGTGCGCCATTTTTAATGGAGCTGCCGTGAAACCCAACATTAGCTGCCATATGTTGGCCACAGGCATTCATACAACCACTGATTTTGACCTTAATGTGAGATTCGTCTAGCAGTTGTTTGAAGTCTGCATGGAGCATTTCTTCCAACTTCGTGGTAAGTGCAGTGCTATTCGTTACGGCCAGATTACAAGTATCACTACCCGGACAAGCCGTAATATCATGCGTGGAATTAAACCCAGGTTTAGCAAGTTTCAGTTCTTTTAGCGACTGGTATAAAAATGGAAGGGCCCCAGCCCTTACAAATCTTAAAAGAAGCCCTTGGTTTACGGTTACGCGTATATCATCCGCAGCACATTGCCTCACTAATTCAGCTAGCGATCGGGCAGTTTGAGCTTGAATGTCACCCAAAGGAACTCTAATCCAAACGCCGTAAAAACCTTGTTGCTTTTGTTCGAATACATTGGTGCGCTTCCAATCTTCAAACTCACTAGAATCTAGAACTTCTACTTTTGGTAAAATTTTCTGTTCTGGAATAAGCGTTTGCGTTAGCTTTTCATCGACAATAAAAGTTTGATTTTTGATCGCCTTGCGCTCGGCTTCTACAAGCTTTAAGAGTTGGGCTAAGCCAATTTTTTTCATCAAGAACTTCATCCTGGCTTTGTTACGATTGGCACGCTCACCGTACCGATCGAATACCCGAATGAGGGCTTCAGTAAATGGGATAAACTGAGTTGTATCCAGAAATTGGTAGGCTGTTTGGGCAGGAATAGCCTGAGCGCCAAGACCACCACCAATGACCACTTTGAAACCTTTAATAGCTTGGCCATCGACTTCTTTGATTTTTGGAATAAAACCAAGATCGTGAAAGTAGGTCATCGCTGAATCCTTATCATCGGCAGCAAAGGCAATTTTAAATTTTCGCCCCATATCCTGGCAAACAGGATTCCGAAGAAAATAATGCGTTAATGCATGTGCATAAGGAGTAATATCGAAGAGCTCGGAGGAATTGATGCCTGCATCGGGTGATGCCGTCACATTTCGGACAGTGTTTCCGCAGGCTTCTCTTAGCGTAACGCCCTCTTCTTCCAGTTCCGACCAAAGCGCAGGAGATTCGGCCAATTTCACATAGTGCAATTGAATATCCTGACGCGTGGTAAGGTGAAGATTGCCAGTGGCGTACTTATCAGAAGTGTCGGCGATTTTTATCAGTTGCTTCGTTGTGACCTTACCATAAGGAAGTTTAATCCTAATCATCTGTACGCCAGGTTGGCGCTGGCCGTAAACACCACGGGTCAACCTAAAAAGCTTAAACTTATCCTCTTCAATACCTCCTGCATTGAATTTGTTGATTCTGTTTTCAAGTTCAATAATGTCCTTTTTAGCTTCTGGGCTAACTTTATCGGATAGTTCTAGGGCCATGATTTCTACTTTTTTTACTCGTTTATTTGGAACTGGTACGCAAATAAAATTAAAAGGATATAAAATCTACCAATTAAGTAGGGTAATATTGAAGAAATAATTTTTGATTGGTCAGAAGCCTTGCCATTATCGCAGGATTGGAAGTAATATTTTCTTTGAAAAAAGGCCTTTTGTACCGCTCAAAAAGCCAGCCTGAAGTATGGTGTATTGATTTTATTGTTAATTTTATCCGTTTAATAAAACCACCGCAAAAATCGACATTATATGAAGTTTATTGTTTCTTCAGCTGAACTCCTGAAACGCCTTTCGAATATCAATGGAGTGATCACTACAAATCCTGTGGTGCCGATCTTAGAGAACTTTTTATTCGAAATCAGTGACGGCCTTTTGACCATTACCGCATCTGATTTACAAACCTCCATGATTACCGAAATTGACGTTGAGGCGAAAGAAGATGGAAGTATTGCTGTTCCAGCGAGAATACTAATGGATACGCTGAAAAACTTACCTGAGCAGCCAGTGACTTTCAGTATAGACAAGGAAACTTACAGCGTTGAGATTAATTCGGATAACGGTCGATATAAATTAGCGGGAGAAAACGCAACCGATTTTCCAAAAGTACCAGACGTTACTGATGCTTACTCTGTAGATCTTTCTACCGATGTATTGAGTAGCGCGATTAACAATACAATTTTTGCGACAAGTAATGACGAATTAAGGCCTGCCATGACTGGTGTTTTCGTTAAACTTGATGATACAAATACAACTTTTGTAGCTACTGACGGTCACCGATTAGTAAGATATAGAAGAGTAGATGTAGCTACTG
It encodes the following:
- a CDS encoding nitrite/sulfite reductase yields the protein MALELSDKVSPEAKKDIIELENRINKFNAGGIEEDKFKLFRLTRGVYGQRQPGVQMIRIKLPYGKVTTKQLIKIADTSDKYATGNLHLTTRQDIQLHYVKLAESPALWSELEEEGVTLREACGNTVRNVTASPDAGINSSELFDITPYAHALTHYFLRNPVCQDMGRKFKIAFAADDKDSAMTYFHDLGFIPKIKEVDGQAIKGFKVVIGGGLGAQAIPAQTAYQFLDTTQFIPFTEALIRVFDRYGERANRNKARMKFLMKKIGLAQLLKLVEAERKAIKNQTFIVDEKLTQTLIPEQKILPKVEVLDSSEFEDWKRTNVFEQKQQGFYGVWIRVPLGDIQAQTARSLAELVRQCAADDIRVTVNQGLLLRFVRAGALPFLYQSLKELKLAKPGFNSTHDITACPGSDTCNLAVTNSTALTTKLEEMLHADFKQLLDESHIKVKISGCMNACGQHMAANVGFHGSSIKNGALIIPAMQVVIGGGVSPTGEGFIAEKVIKIPTKRIPRALATILNAYEEQYEKGEYFNNFYQRLGKMHFYHLLKPLANVSSLEQSDYMDWGKTESFVPEIGVGECASVMLDVIGTIIEESQERLDWAKDGLDDNAYADSIYNSYSSLVIGAKALLLSEDVKCNTQIGIIESFEEHFGNYSLFVLNNGFKALVLEINKQVPTFEFATSYFNDAQSFLERVRIFRDLQLKEKGGLDKQVITDFYKA
- the dnaN gene encoding DNA polymerase III subunit beta, producing the protein MKFIVSSAELLKRLSNINGVITTNPVVPILENFLFEISDGLLTITASDLQTSMITEIDVEAKEDGSIAVPARILMDTLKNLPEQPVTFSIDKETYSVEINSDNGRYKLAGENATDFPKVPDVTDAYSVDLSTDVLSSAINNTIFATSNDELRPAMTGVFVKLDDTNTTFVATDGHRLVRYRRVDVATDSGMSIIIPRKALNLLKSTLPSENSNVIMEYNASNAYFHFNNIKMICRLIDERFPDYENVIPTENPIEMSIDRNEFLGSLKRISIYANKTTHQIRLKITGSELTISAEDLDFSNEAKETLACEHEGEDLEIGFNAKFLVEMLTNLHSKSITLQMSAPNRAGLIVPAEKDESEDILMLVMPVMLNNY